Proteins from a genomic interval of Phalacrocorax aristotelis chromosome 3, bGulAri2.1, whole genome shotgun sequence:
- the GPR63 gene encoding putative G-protein coupled receptor 63, with the protein MVFSAMLTLAHSGTSNATFIVYENAYTNFTTPQFLLRSGTTQPLRYSSGAVLTTERSTFLVNTTATLPSQEVFRSLSLPLQIILSAAMIFILLVSFLGNFVVCLMVYQKAAMRSAINILLASLAFADMLLAVLNMPFALITIITTQWIFGDIFCRVSAMFFWLFVIEGVAILLIISIDRFLIIVQRQDKLNPYRAKILIVISWAASFVVAFPLSVGNPNLQIPSRAPQCVFGYSTSPGYRAYVIVILLISFFIPFLVMLYSFMGILNTVRHNAVRIHSHPDSICLSQASKLGLMSLQRPFQMNIDMSFKTRAFTTILILFLVFIVCWAPFTTYSLIATFNSHFYYKHNFFEISTWLLWLCYLKSALNPLIYYWRIKKFHDACLDLMPKYFKFLPQLPGHTRRRIRPSAIYVCGEHRSVV; encoded by the coding sequence ATGGTTTTCTCAGCAATGTTGACACTGGCCCACTCTGGGACCTCAAATGCTACTTTTATTGTTTATGAAAATGCCTATACGAATTTTACCACTCCCCAGTTCTTGCTTCGTAGTGGCACAACACAGCCATTGAGATATAGTTCAGGTGCCGTGCTCACCACTGAGAGAAGTACTTTTCTGGTAAACACAACAGCTACCCTGCCATCACAAGAAGTTTTCAGGAGCTTGAGTTTGCCACTCCAGATCATTCTTTCTGCTGCTATGATATTTATCCTATTGGTTTCTTTCCTTGGAAATTTTGTTGTCTGCCTCATGGTCTACCAGAAGGCAGCTATGCGATCTGCAATTAATATCCTCTTAGCAAGCCTGGCTTTTGCAGACatgctgctggcagtgctgaACATGCCTTTTGCTCTGATAACAATCATTACCACTCAGTGGATTTTTGGGGATATATTCTGCAGAGTCTCTGCTATGTTCTTCTGGCTTTTTGTCATAGAGGGGGTAGCCATTCTTCTTATTATTAGTATTGACCGATTTCTTATCATAGTTCAGAGGCAAGATAAACTGAACCCGTACCGTGCAAAGATTCTCATTGTGATTTCCTGGGCGGCATCCTTTGTTGTCGCTTTTCCGTTATCAGTAGGGAATCCTAATCTGCAGATACCCTCAAGAGCACCTCAGTGTGTTTTTGGCTACTCTACGAGCCCAGGTTACCGAGCCTACGTGATAGTTATCttgctaatttctttttttattccattcctGGTAATGCTGTATTCTTTTATGGGCATACTCAACACCGTCCGTCACAATGCAGTTCGTATCCATAGCCACCCTGATAGCATATGCCTCAGCCAGGCCAGCAAACTTGGTCTCATGAGCTTACAGAGACCTTTTCAGATGAATATTGATATGAGCTTTAAAACTCGTGCCTTCACAACCATCTTGATCTTGTTCCTTGTCTTCATAGTCTGTTGGGCACCCTTCACCACTTACAGCCTTATTGCCACATTCAACAGCCACTTCTACTATAAGCACAACTTTTTTGAGATAAGCACTTGGCTCCTTTGGCTCTGCTACCTCAAGTCTGCACTGAACCCACTGATTTACTACTGGAGGATTAAGAAGTTTCACGATGCATGCTTGGACTTGATGCCCAAATACTTCAAGTTTTTGCCACAGCTACCTGGCCATACAAGGCGGCGCATTCGACCCAGTGCCATCTATGTGTGTGGGGAGCATCGGTCGGTGGTGTGA